aaattaataattaattaaaaagtaaacAAAATCAAGTATGTGAATGTCAACTGCAAATCAACCGCAACGCATCTCTGGCTCGAATAGTCAAGCCCCGCTACATACTCTACTTAGGCTAAACGATCTCCTCATAAATATcaattaataatactagtagGTAATTGTGATACTGAATACACATAGCCAGCCAATGCATCCATACTCCATAGAATTGAAGCAAGTGGACAGGAGATGAACGTGTAAATATGGCTACAACCACGACTTAGTGACAGCCATGTCGTAGTTATATCCTCGTACACACAAACAGATACCCTATTCGCATTCGTCGTTGTTATGATATCACTGTCAACAAGACCAGCTGCAGAAGTAGTGTTGCATAGTTGAATGGCAGGGAGGGGTGGGTGGATTTATTATCAGACCAGGTGTTCCTGGTGACTATCAACGGTCCAATCGGGTTGTTTTTGGATTTATTCAGGTCGCATTTCTCCGGTGGGGAGACATTGAATTTAGACTTTGCAAGCTTCGGAGTGGCTTGTCCGTGGCATACGGTGGTCAACATGCTGATAGTCAAGTAGACTTCGAGACATattcattctcatccttggaaaTCACTATATGAACATCCAAATCATGCTTTAAACATACCCAGGCGCCTGCGCCTTAAGGTTGCACACATACATCATCTTGCCTCGCATAGCAACGTCAGTTCACTGAACGATATCAACTTTCCACACAAAAAGGTAACAGGGAGAATAAACAAAAACGAAAattccaaaagaaaagaatacaTGCAATATGCAATATGCAGCTTGGTTAACAACAGAGAACGCCAGACCAATCCAATGCGGTTGACAAAAAATATCAGAGAAAGATGCGAATATCGAGACTTTGTCGATAAAGAAACACAGCGGTCAGCTCATGTTGTCCCAATTCGAGTATAAACTGGGTGTTGCAGAGCACCACAAACCGGGAATTGAGGAGATGGTTCACCAGTTTCAGGAAGGGGATGACAGGAACAACCGGCGCGAATGCCGAGGGTCCTTGATTTCAGCAAGTGAAGGTAGGACTGGGAGCGCTGAAAAGAGTTCAGCAacattttcccttcttcttcgtaAATTCAATCCTTTCATCGAGCTCGTCTCCGACACTACTGGGCGGGAATCCAAGCCAGCTTCGACGATTGTCACCGTGTCCCAGCCGGAAACTGCCGTTTCCTTCAAGAGTCCTCGGTCCCACCGGCGATGCAACGCCGTCCAGGCCGGATGTAGATCCATGGGATGAGGTAATGCCAAGTTGTTTATTGCGCTGCTCCACCAGCTTGCGCGTGATGACCTGGAAAACCTCCTCGATGCCCTCGCCGTCCTTGGCGCTGATTTCATGACAGCAGTCCCATCCGATATCCTGGCCCCAAAACCCGCTACTGCGCTTGCTGTCGAGACCCTGGAGCGTGGTGCTAGACGAATGGCTGACGCCAGCCGTGGGTGGGGGAGTGGATGCCTGAGACGGATACAGCTGCTCGGCGACGTAGGCGATGGTTCGCTCAAAAGGGACGGCGCGACGCAATGGATCCAACGCTACGATGTCTGATTTCGTTCCGACGACATGGATTACAACAGGATCCTCATCGCCCAAGTTTTTCTTCAATTCCAATAACCACCCCGTCATTTCTAGGAAGCTTTGTTCGTCCGTAATGTCGTAACACAGGAGGCAGGCGTTAGCGCCACGGTAGTACAACTTGGAGATACTGCGAAACCGCTCTTGTCCAGCCGTGTCCCAAATCTGCAGACGGACAATGGTATCCGAGGAACTGTCGAGGACACGCTTGGTGACGAAGGATGCACCGACAGTGGACGCGGTTCCCACAGGGTTGAAAGCGTTCTTCACATAACGTTGGACCAAAGACGTTTTGCCAACGCCTGAAACAAGGTGTTAGTCATGATCATAAAAAGGGGGAGACCGGGGAAGTCGGTGTCCGCACCTTGTGAGCCCAAGATGACGATCTTGGCCTCGAGAGATGAACTCATGGCGGGGTAGACGCAAAGGCGGGGCCGCTGGAGAACTGAATTTGCATGTTCCAgcaaatattaatagtaacCGTAGGAAGAAATGAAAGCAACCCAGTAGTGAAAACTACTCGTATGCAACAACATGCACGTCAGATCCCGGtggtaagaaaaaaaaaaatagaataaaataaaaaatggagagaagaaaggaaagaaaatatcccGACAGAAGAAACACAATGGGTATTGATCAGACAAAATCGGACAACagcggagatggagaattCTTTTCTAACAGCCAAAATAtgtggaaggagaggagagaaggaaCGAGAAGATATTTCAGTGGTCGATGGCGGAGACGAGGCTCAAGAGAATTTTACGAGGGCATTTAATTAGAATACCAATCATCGCGATCCTCGACGAAACGTCCATACAAGGCGTGACAGGGCGAAGTCAATCAGCTGACCCCCACAGAAATCAAGATCCGGTCAGGTGTCGACCCCATCTTCATTGTTTCCGGAtttatctcttctcttcaacaCTCAAATCGATTGTCTTTCTACCTATCACtcgctttccttttcccacCTGACTTggtgttgtttttcttttcctt
The sequence above is a segment of the Aspergillus flavus chromosome 4, complete sequence genome. Coding sequences within it:
- a CDS encoding putative ras-like GTP-binding protein (GTPase Rab5/YPT51), translated to MSSSLEAKIVILGSQGVGKTSLVQRYVKNAFNPVGTASTVGASFVTKRVLDSSSDTIVRLQIWDTAGQERFRSISKLYYRGANACLLCYDITDEQSFLEMTGWLLELKKNLGDEDPVVIHVVGTKSDIVALDPLRRAVPFERTIAYVAEQLYPSQASTPPPTAGVSHSSSTTLQGLDSKRSSGFWGQDIGWDCCHEISAKDGEGIEEVFQVITRKLVEQRNKQLGITSSHGSTSGLDGVASPVGPRTLEGNGSFRLGHGDNRRSWLGFPPSSVGDELDERIEFTKKKGKCC